A stretch of DNA from Pseudomonadales bacterium:
CACCACATAAATTGCCAGCGCCATCGAGTGATGCGGATTAAACGAGCCTTGGCAATACTTACGATGCAGCCAGTGAATGAACTCGCCAAAAATCCAAATGCCGAGCATCGCCGAGGTATAGCTCAAAATACTTAAACGCAGCGCGCTGTTAGCAGAGAGATAGGTTAATGTTTCTTCGCTGCCGGAACGCCAGCCAATTTGTGTCGTGCCGATAAAATAGCAAACTGCAGGCACCAGCGCTAAAAACGGCACATTGTTGATATATTCATAAAAACGGCTGCGCTTATCTAAACTGATGGCCAGCCACTCTGAGCTGGGATGGGTAAAAATACCGACAACATGATCTAAAATCATTAACCTCTCCTTCTTATCTTATGATGACGGCCCATTCATACTGGTTTAAAACCCTTGGCCTTGCCAAAGCCAAGCCAAGCCAAGCCAAGCCAAGCCAAGCCATAAAAATGCCGCCATATTTGTTAAGCATAGGCGTCATAAGCCAGCCTTATATAATTTTTTATTATTTTAAAAGGTGACTAAATTTAGATTTGATCTAATGATTTCTTAGCCTTCGCTTAAAAACGCGGCGTATAATTTTTTGTACGATATTTGTACAGTAGCAAAGGACAGGTCTATGAAACATTTATACGTTATGTCAAAAGACTTTGACGAATTAGAAAAATTTCACGACGAGCTGATTGATGAAGGTTTTAGCGATAGTCGCATTCATGCATGGACAGATGATGAGGCTGAGGCAGAAAATCACCGAATACTCGCCGTCAACCCGTTTAACAAAACCAATATTGTGCGCATGACCATCCGTGGCGCAATATTAGGTATCTGCTTATCAACGCTATTATTGGTTGCGCATTTCTATTGGGGCTTATCGCATCCCATCGGCACGGTACCGTTTATTTTTGGCGCCTTGGTGCTGCTAGGTTTATCAACCTGGGAGGGTGGTTTAATCGGCATCCACCTCGCCAACGAGAAGTTTAAGCATCTTGAAGAAAAGATTCATTCTGGCAATCACTTACTGATTGTTGATTATGCTGATACGCAAGAGTCGTCTATTCGCAAGAATATGCAGCGCCATGATTTCGAAGTTGTTACTGCCTAATCACGCGTTCCACGTGAAGTAAGCCCCCGGGGAACAGTCATCTGTTCCCTTTTTTATATCTGCTGTATATCGGCTTCATATCTGCGTATTTCTCTTACTCATTGCTTTTTCGTCGCAACGTTTTAACACAAGCTAGCACGATCTAGCAAAATCTGCTGCTTAGGCGAAAGTCTTATCCGTTACTAAGCAAGTTATTAAACATGCTATTAACTAAGCTAATAATAATTTCTGCCGCATTTCAGTGTAGAAACATTTTATTTTTATGCCGTAGCGCTTAAGCTTGTTGGTTTAGGCAGCGCAACAGCAGTTGCTCTATTTTCTCGGCGTATTTTGGAGTGTTTTATGATTAAGCCTGCCGCGCATTATCAACGCCTTATGGCAATGTACCAAGCCGCACCGATTAATGATTTTTTTCTGCCAACGCTTACGCTCAGCGAAGGTGAAGCCGAAATAAGCATCGATTTGAGCGAAAAACTTTTTCATGCCGCGGGCGCAGTTCATGGCAGTGTATATTTTAAGATGTTAGATGATGCGGCTTTTTTTGCCGCCAGCAGCTTAGAATTCGAGCTGTTTATGTTAACCACCTCGTTTACTACCTACTTAACCCGGCCAGTATCCAGCGGCACTATGCGCGCCTGNGGCAAGGTGGTAAACCGCAACAAAAGTCAGTTTATTGTCGAAGCGGTGGTCTATGACAATGCCCAGCGCGAG
This window harbors:
- a CDS encoding DUF1282 family protein, giving the protein MILDHVVGIFTHPSSEWLAISLDKRSRFYEYINNVPFLALVPAVCYFIGTTQIGWRSGSEETLTYLSANSALRLSILSYTSAMLGIWIFGEFIHWLHRKYCQGSFNPHHSMALAIYVVTPVYLAGFAGLYPDILFNALILIVAIIYSVFLLLQGMPILMGTPKDRALKYSIAVFAVGIGLFVLMRLGTVALWAYGFGIEYVTGPSYLQWQL
- a CDS encoding NAD/FAD-utilizing enzyme produces the protein MKHLYVMSKDFDELEKFHDELIDEGFSDSRIHAWTDDEAEAENHRILAVNPFNKTNIVRMTIRGAILGICLSTLLLVAHFYWGLSHPIGTVPFIFGALVLLGLSTWEGGLIGIHLANEKFKHLEEKIHSGNHLLIVDYADTQESSIRKNMQRHDFEVVTA
- a CDS encoding PaaI family thioesterase, which translates into the protein MIKPAAHYQRLMAMYQAAPINDFFLPTLTLSEGEAEISIDLSEKLFHAAGAVHGSVYFKMLDDAAFFAASSLEFELFMLTTSFTTYLTRPVSSGTMRAXGKVVNRNKSQFIVEAVVYDNAQRELGRGSGIFVRSKQRLANTPGYADTQT